A window from Primulina eburnea isolate SZY01 chromosome 2, ASM2296580v1, whole genome shotgun sequence encodes these proteins:
- the LOC140822857 gene encoding bifunctional riboflavin kinase/FMN phosphatase isoform X1 — translation MLCGANRVRVSNVCFDKHRTLHTLHTRCLKCELSMTNSFRKLVSCVILDLDGTLLNTDCIVSDVLRVYLVKHGKQWDGRRAHRIVGKTPYEAAAAVVEDYKLSISADELLSETSPIFSDQWCKIKAQPGANRLIKYLKSNGVPMVLASNSPKANIEAKISHHQDWKESFSFIIGGDEVKSGKPSPEIYIEAAKRLNMDPSSCLVIEDSLPGVIAGKEAGMEVVAVPSLPKQSQLFTSADEVINSLLDFRPEKWGLPAFEDWIEGTLPIEPWYIGGPVIKGFGRGSKVLGIPTANLSTEGYSDLLSDHPSGVYFGWACLATRGVYKMVMSIGWNPYFNNTEKTIEPWLLHDFNEDFYGEDLQLVIVGYVRPEANFPSLETLIAKIHEDREIAEKALDLPLYLKYKEDTYLKKSLQHSC, via the exons ATGCTCTGTGGTGCTAATCGTGTTCGAGTTTCAAATGTCTGCTTTGACAAACATAGAACGTTACATACTTTGCACACAAGGT GTTTAAAGTGCGAACTGTCGATGACAAATTCTTTTAGGAAGCTTGTGTCTTGTGTTATTCTAGATTTGGATGGAACACTTCTAAATACAG ATTGCATTGTGAGTGATGTTTTGAGGGTTTACTTGGTTAAACATGGGAAGCAGTGGGATGGAAGAAGAGCTCATAGAATTGTAGGAAAGACACCCTATGAAGCTGCTGCCGCCGTTGTTGAAGATTACAAACTTTCCATATCCGCAGATGAACTTCTATCAGAAACTTCTCCAATTTTCTCTGATCA ATGGTGCAAGATTAAAGCTCAACCTGGTGCCAACAGAttaatcaaatatttaaaaagtAATGGGGTGCCAATGGTCTTGGCTTCAAATTCTCCAAAGGCAAATATTGAAGCCAAGATATCTCACCAccagg atTGGAAGGAATCATTCTCTTTTATCATAGGAGGTGATGAAGTCAAGAGTGGGAAGCCATCTCCTGAAAT ATATATTGAAGCAGCTAAAAGACTTAATATGGATCCTTCCAGCTGTCTCGTAATTGAAGATTCATT GCCCGGCGTTATTGCTGGTAAGGAGGCTGGAATGGAAGTGGTTGCTGTCCCGTCCCTCCCTAAACAGTCTCAACTTTTCACCTCAGCCGATGAGGTAATCAATTCTCTGCTAGATTTTCGACCAGAAAAGTGGGGCCTGCCTGCATTTGAAGACT GGATTGAAGGTACTTTACCAATAGAACCTTGGTACATTGGTGGTCCTGTAATCAAAGGATTTGGCCGTGGCTCAAAGGTCCTTGGAATCCCTACAG CTAATTTGTCCACGGAAGGCTACTCGGATCTACTTTCTGATCATCCTTCAGGAGTTTATTTTGGTTGGGCCTGTTTAGCCACCCGAGGTGTTTATAAGATGGTCATGAGCATTGGTTGGAATCCTTACTTCAACAATACCGAGAAAACCATA GAGCCATGGCTGCTTCATGATTTCAACGAGGACTTCTACGGAGAGGACTTGCAACTTGTTATTGTCGGCTATGTAAGGCCCGAG GCCAATTTCCCGTCACTCGAAACCCTGATAGCAAAGATTCACGAGGACAGAGAAATCGCAGAGAAAGCTCTTGATCTTCCCCTTTATTTAAAGTACAAGGAGGACACATACTTGAAGAAAAGTTTGCAACACAGCTGCTAA
- the LOC140822857 gene encoding bifunctional riboflavin kinase/FMN phosphatase isoform X2, with product MTNSFRKLVSCVILDLDGTLLNTDCIVSDVLRVYLVKHGKQWDGRRAHRIVGKTPYEAAAAVVEDYKLSISADELLSETSPIFSDQWCKIKAQPGANRLIKYLKSNGVPMVLASNSPKANIEAKISHHQDWKESFSFIIGGDEVKSGKPSPEIYIEAAKRLNMDPSSCLVIEDSLPGVIAGKEAGMEVVAVPSLPKQSQLFTSADEVINSLLDFRPEKWGLPAFEDWIEGTLPIEPWYIGGPVIKGFGRGSKVLGIPTANLSTEGYSDLLSDHPSGVYFGWACLATRGVYKMVMSIGWNPYFNNTEKTIEPWLLHDFNEDFYGEDLQLVIVGYVRPEANFPSLETLIAKIHEDREIAEKALDLPLYLKYKEDTYLKKSLQHSC from the exons ATGACAAATTCTTTTAGGAAGCTTGTGTCTTGTGTTATTCTAGATTTGGATGGAACACTTCTAAATACAG ATTGCATTGTGAGTGATGTTTTGAGGGTTTACTTGGTTAAACATGGGAAGCAGTGGGATGGAAGAAGAGCTCATAGAATTGTAGGAAAGACACCCTATGAAGCTGCTGCCGCCGTTGTTGAAGATTACAAACTTTCCATATCCGCAGATGAACTTCTATCAGAAACTTCTCCAATTTTCTCTGATCA ATGGTGCAAGATTAAAGCTCAACCTGGTGCCAACAGAttaatcaaatatttaaaaagtAATGGGGTGCCAATGGTCTTGGCTTCAAATTCTCCAAAGGCAAATATTGAAGCCAAGATATCTCACCAccagg atTGGAAGGAATCATTCTCTTTTATCATAGGAGGTGATGAAGTCAAGAGTGGGAAGCCATCTCCTGAAAT ATATATTGAAGCAGCTAAAAGACTTAATATGGATCCTTCCAGCTGTCTCGTAATTGAAGATTCATT GCCCGGCGTTATTGCTGGTAAGGAGGCTGGAATGGAAGTGGTTGCTGTCCCGTCCCTCCCTAAACAGTCTCAACTTTTCACCTCAGCCGATGAGGTAATCAATTCTCTGCTAGATTTTCGACCAGAAAAGTGGGGCCTGCCTGCATTTGAAGACT GGATTGAAGGTACTTTACCAATAGAACCTTGGTACATTGGTGGTCCTGTAATCAAAGGATTTGGCCGTGGCTCAAAGGTCCTTGGAATCCCTACAG CTAATTTGTCCACGGAAGGCTACTCGGATCTACTTTCTGATCATCCTTCAGGAGTTTATTTTGGTTGGGCCTGTTTAGCCACCCGAGGTGTTTATAAGATGGTCATGAGCATTGGTTGGAATCCTTACTTCAACAATACCGAGAAAACCATA GAGCCATGGCTGCTTCATGATTTCAACGAGGACTTCTACGGAGAGGACTTGCAACTTGTTATTGTCGGCTATGTAAGGCCCGAG GCCAATTTCCCGTCACTCGAAACCCTGATAGCAAAGATTCACGAGGACAGAGAAATCGCAGAGAAAGCTCTTGATCTTCCCCTTTATTTAAAGTACAAGGAGGACACATACTTGAAGAAAAGTTTGCAACACAGCTGCTAA